A window of Rhodanobacteraceae bacterium contains these coding sequences:
- a CDS encoding response regulator, translating into MLPKDDTQQNAELRQAFLKHLPRRIEAVRKRGHRVCRGVWDVNTVTLLYQDVQGLAGAAGRYGMLDASERLFQVERLLEPLIRQLRMPTAEDRTAIEGHLETLMAVAEPPAPVTRSARDFLVPQPERFGYLLGAGSLRPPEEYWRRFSHREVAVITSETHGQAPAAHAAGVSGWAPGSRDVASFASAESGEPRLVNAGSVFALDAAHSAERTQVRPEPIAPATPAPVSTPAEPVVDKPVVRPRTGRIFYLSDIAPFGRELTQALGQLGYAVDRLESSEEIKEMLGSLAPDLIVIDAGFFEEIEHLGEFVKRVRQRVNGKLPLLAFSEHNDLNARLKAMRAGVDAFIPMPMPAHEASLRVREMVETDSENPFRVMIVEDDRSQAMFAESVLRKAGMDTLAVTEPLETLDRLERFKPDLVLMDLYMPNITGMELTAIIR; encoded by the coding sequence GTGCTGCCCAAGGATGACACCCAGCAAAACGCCGAGCTGCGTCAGGCATTTCTGAAGCATCTGCCGCGACGAATCGAGGCGGTGCGCAAGCGCGGGCACCGTGTTTGCCGGGGCGTCTGGGACGTCAATACGGTCACCTTGCTTTACCAGGATGTCCAAGGCCTGGCGGGCGCCGCCGGACGCTATGGAATGCTCGACGCGAGCGAGCGGCTGTTCCAGGTCGAGCGCCTGCTGGAACCGTTGATCCGCCAGTTGCGCATGCCCACGGCCGAGGACCGCACCGCGATCGAAGGGCACCTCGAAACCCTGATGGCAGTGGCGGAGCCGCCGGCACCGGTGACCCGCAGCGCGCGCGATTTCCTGGTTCCGCAGCCGGAACGGTTTGGGTACCTGCTCGGCGCAGGTTCGCTGCGGCCGCCGGAGGAGTACTGGCGCAGGTTCAGTCACCGTGAGGTTGCGGTGATCACCAGCGAGACGCATGGCCAGGCACCGGCCGCGCATGCGGCAGGCGTCAGCGGCTGGGCGCCCGGCAGCCGCGATGTCGCCAGTTTTGCCAGCGCCGAGTCTGGCGAACCCAGGCTGGTCAATGCCGGCTCGGTCTTCGCCCTCGACGCCGCGCATTCGGCCGAACGTACCCAGGTGCGCCCGGAGCCCATCGCGCCGGCGACTCCCGCACCCGTATCGACGCCTGCCGAGCCGGTCGTCGACAAGCCGGTGGTCAGGCCGCGGACCGGCCGTATCTTCTATCTCTCGGACATTGCGCCTTTCGGTCGCGAGCTGACGCAGGCACTTGGCCAGCTGGGTTATGCCGTCGACCGCCTCGAAAGCTCGGAAGAGATCAAGGAGATGCTCGGGTCCCTCGCGCCCGACCTGATCGTGATCGACGCGGGCTTCTTTGAAGAGATCGAGCACCTGGGCGAGTTCGTGAAGCGGGTTCGCCAGCGCGTCAACGGCAAGCTGCCGCTGCTGGCCTTCTCCGAACATAACGACCTCAACGCGCGGCTGAAGGCGATGCGCGCAGGTGTCGACGCCTTCATTCCGATGCCGATGCCTGCGCACGAGGCCTCGCTGCGCGTCCGCGAAATGGTCGAGACGGACAGCGAGAATCCTTTCCGCGTGATGATCGTTGAGGACGACCGCTCGCAGGCGATGTTCGCCGAATCGGTGTTGCGCAAGGCGGGCATGGATACCCTTGCCGTCACCGAGCCGCTGGAGACCCTCGACCGGTTGGAACGCTTCAAGCCCGATCTGGTGTTGATGGACCTCTACATGCCGAACATCACCGGCATGGAACTCACGGCGATCATTCGCTAG
- a CDS encoding polymer-forming cytoskeletal protein, whose amino-acid sequence MFGDKKAARSAPASGGAIDGLVGEGMSVVGDVKFSGTFIVEGKIKGTVVAESGADAVLRLHERGQVDGQVQVPHAEIHGEMLGDVTAEKVLLGASARVRGNVYYRVLEMAAGAQVNGQLVHQDEPRKQLPKPDAKP is encoded by the coding sequence ATGTTCGGAGACAAGAAGGCTGCACGATCGGCGCCGGCCAGCGGCGGAGCCATCGACGGACTGGTGGGTGAAGGCATGAGCGTGGTCGGCGACGTCAAGTTCTCCGGCACCTTCATCGTCGAAGGCAAGATCAAGGGCACGGTAGTGGCCGAATCCGGTGCAGATGCGGTCCTGCGCCTGCACGAGCGCGGTCAGGTCGATGGCCAGGTCCAGGTGCCGCACGCCGAGATCCACGGCGAGATGCTGGGCGACGTGACCGCGGAGAAGGTGCTGCTGGGCGCCAGCGCAAGGGTGCGCGGGAACGTCTATTACCGCGTGCTGGAGATGGCTGCGGGCGCGCAGGTGAATGGCCAGCTGGTGCACCAGGACGAGCCGCGCAAGCAGCTGCCCAAGCCCGACGCCAAGCCTTGA
- the erpA gene encoding iron-sulfur cluster insertion protein ErpA, with the protein MTAATIGESLQFTQAAARKVRELMQEEGNPDLKLRVYIQGGGCSGFQYGFSFEADTQEDDLAIETDGVTLLVDPVSLQYLGGAEVDYSESLQGAQFVIRNPNAKTTCGCGSSFTM; encoded by the coding sequence ATGACTGCAGCGACCATCGGCGAAAGCCTTCAGTTCACCCAGGCCGCCGCGCGCAAGGTGCGCGAGTTGATGCAGGAAGAGGGTAATCCGGACCTCAAGCTGCGTGTGTACATCCAGGGCGGGGGCTGCTCGGGCTTCCAGTACGGCTTCAGCTTCGAGGCCGACACCCAGGAAGACGACCTCGCGATCGAGACCGACGGGGTGACCCTGCTGGTGGATCCGGTCAGCCTGCAGTACCTCGGCGGCGCCGAGGTGGACTACTCCGAGAGCCTGCAGGGCGCGCAGTTCGTGATCCGCAATCCCAACGCCAAGACCACCTGCGGCTGCGGATCCTCGTTCACGATGTAA
- the nudC gene encoding NAD(+) diphosphatase, whose protein sequence is MLVDASGSLVRVRTQAELAVDEEHRFALGADAGQPVVALVVDDEQRSRLAVEDQRWNDLRAAALSLPPSDAGHAAYARALVHWHQKHRYCGRCGASTRIELGGHRRRCGACGLEQFPRIDPAIIVLVENAGRVLLGRQSSWPPRRYSVLAGFVEPGESLEDALVREVEEEAGVHVVECEYHSSQPWPFPASLMLGFTARTDDTDLRYGDELEHAAWFSADELRDAVATGEIRLPPPLSLSARLLEDWYVARTGRSAGEILPGV, encoded by the coding sequence GTGCTGGTCGATGCCAGCGGTTCCCTGGTGCGCGTGCGCACGCAGGCCGAGCTGGCGGTCGATGAGGAACACCGCTTCGCGCTGGGTGCCGACGCCGGGCAACCGGTGGTGGCGCTGGTGGTCGACGATGAACAGCGGTCGCGCCTGGCTGTCGAAGACCAGCGCTGGAACGACCTGCGCGCGGCCGCGCTGTCGCTGCCGCCCAGCGACGCCGGCCATGCCGCCTACGCCCGCGCCCTGGTCCATTGGCACCAGAAGCACCGCTACTGCGGCCGCTGCGGCGCTTCCACCCGGATCGAACTGGGCGGCCACCGTCGTCGTTGCGGCGCCTGCGGGCTGGAACAGTTCCCGCGCATCGATCCGGCGATCATCGTGCTGGTGGAGAACGCCGGCCGCGTGCTGCTCGGGCGGCAGTCCAGCTGGCCGCCAAGGCGCTACTCGGTGCTCGCCGGCTTCGTCGAGCCCGGCGAGAGCCTGGAAGACGCACTGGTGCGCGAGGTCGAGGAGGAAGCCGGCGTGCACGTGGTCGAATGCGAATACCACTCCTCGCAGCCCTGGCCCTTTCCGGCCAGCCTGATGCTCGGCTTCACCGCACGCACCGACGACACCGATCTGCGCTACGGCGACGAACTCGAGCACGCCGCCTGGTTCAGTGCCGACGAGTTGCGCGATGCCGTGGCCACAGGCGAAATCCGCCTGCCTCCGCCGCTGTCCCTGTCGGCGCGGCTGCTGGAGGACTGGTACGTGGCGAGGACCGGAAGGTCGGCGGGGGAGATCTTGCCGGGCGTTTAG
- a CDS encoding NADP-dependent malic enzyme: MSDQLKQSALEYHRQYPPGKIKVTPTKALATQRDLSLAYSPGVAAACDAIVADPNEASALTARGNLVAVISNGTAVLGLGAIGPLAAKPVMEGKGVLFQKFAGIDVFDIEIDERDPDKLVEIIASLEPTFGGINLEDIKAPECFLVERKLRERMKIPVFHDDQHGTAIIVGAAIVNALHVVGKDIGEVKLAVSGAGAAGIACLDMLVQLGMRKENILVVDRKGVVYVGRAEEMDADKARYARETAKRTLAEVVDGADVFLGLSAGGVLKPEMVRTMAANPIIMALANPNPEILPEHALAVRPDAIIGTGRSDYPNQVNNALCFPYIFRGALDVGATTITEPMKLACVHAIAKLAREGASDVGAAAYGGEVKSFGRDCLIPQPFDPRLLVRLAPAVAQAAMDSGVATRPIKDMEAYREQLTQFIFRTGILMKPVFDAARREPKRVVFAEGEEETMLRAVQAIVDEGFAKPILIGRPAVIEQRIARMGLWIRPGEHFEITNIDSDPRFNDYWQHYHRIMERRGVNPATAKAVVRSRSTVIGALMVERGEADAMIGGTIGRFQRKLQYCQDIVGLEGDIEAPAAMSAVACDRGTFFFLDTYVNPDPSANELALATCMAVERLKLFGITAKVALLSHSNFGSEDSATSRKMRQVLELLRERAPELEVEGEMHADAALDAAIRDRLFPNSRLTGQANMFVFPNLDAANICFNMVRVLSGGVSLGPIVMGLKKPCYILTNSATVRRVVNMTALAVVEAQIRQRAAG, translated from the coding sequence ATCTCCGACCAGCTCAAGCAAAGCGCCCTCGAGTATCACCGGCAATATCCACCGGGCAAGATCAAGGTCACGCCAACCAAGGCGCTGGCGACCCAGCGCGACCTCTCGCTGGCGTACTCGCCGGGCGTCGCTGCGGCCTGCGATGCGATCGTCGCCGATCCGAATGAAGCCTCGGCGCTGACTGCGCGCGGCAACCTGGTGGCGGTGATCAGCAATGGCACCGCGGTGCTGGGCCTGGGCGCGATTGGGCCGCTGGCGGCCAAGCCGGTGATGGAAGGCAAGGGCGTGCTGTTCCAGAAGTTCGCCGGCATCGACGTGTTCGACATCGAGATCGACGAGCGCGACCCGGACAAGCTGGTCGAGATCATCGCCAGCCTGGAGCCCACCTTCGGCGGCATCAACCTCGAGGACATCAAGGCACCGGAGTGCTTCCTGGTCGAGCGCAAGTTGCGCGAGCGGATGAAGATCCCGGTGTTCCACGACGACCAGCACGGCACCGCGATCATCGTCGGCGCGGCGATCGTCAATGCGCTGCATGTGGTCGGCAAGGACATCGGCGAGGTCAAACTGGCGGTGTCCGGCGCCGGCGCGGCGGGCATCGCCTGCCTCGACATGCTGGTGCAACTCGGCATGCGCAAGGAGAACATCCTCGTCGTCGACCGCAAGGGCGTGGTCTACGTCGGCCGCGCCGAAGAAATGGACGCCGACAAGGCGCGCTATGCCCGCGAGACCGCCAAGCGCACGCTGGCCGAGGTGGTCGACGGCGCGGACGTGTTCCTCGGGCTGTCCGCCGGCGGCGTGCTCAAGCCGGAAATGGTGCGCACGATGGCGGCCAACCCGATCATCATGGCGCTGGCCAATCCCAACCCGGAGATCCTGCCGGAGCATGCCCTTGCGGTGCGCCCGGACGCGATCATCGGCACCGGCCGTTCGGACTACCCGAACCAGGTCAACAACGCGCTGTGCTTCCCGTACATCTTCCGCGGCGCGCTGGACGTGGGCGCTACCACCATCACCGAGCCGATGAAACTGGCCTGCGTGCACGCGATCGCCAAGCTGGCGCGCGAGGGCGCGTCGGACGTGGGCGCGGCGGCCTACGGTGGCGAGGTCAAGAGCTTCGGCCGCGACTGCCTGATCCCTCAGCCCTTCGACCCGCGCCTGCTGGTGCGCCTGGCGCCGGCGGTAGCGCAGGCGGCGATGGACTCGGGCGTGGCGACGCGGCCGATCAAGGACATGGAGGCCTATCGCGAGCAGCTGACCCAGTTCATCTTCCGCACCGGAATCCTGATGAAGCCGGTGTTCGACGCGGCGCGGCGCGAGCCCAAGCGGGTGGTCTTCGCCGAGGGCGAGGAAGAAACCATGCTGCGCGCGGTGCAGGCGATCGTCGACGAGGGCTTCGCCAAGCCGATCCTGATCGGGCGGCCGGCGGTGATCGAGCAGCGTATCGCGCGCATGGGACTGTGGATCCGGCCCGGCGAGCACTTCGAGATCACCAACATCGACTCGGATCCGCGCTTCAACGACTACTGGCAGCACTACCACCGGATCATGGAACGGCGCGGAGTCAATCCGGCGACGGCGAAGGCGGTGGTGCGCTCGCGCAGCACCGTGATCGGCGCGCTGATGGTCGAACGCGGCGAGGCCGACGCGATGATCGGCGGCACCATCGGCCGCTTCCAGCGCAAGCTGCAGTACTGCCAGGACATCGTCGGCCTGGAGGGCGATATCGAAGCCCCGGCGGCGATGAGCGCGGTGGCCTGCGACCGCGGCACCTTCTTCTTCCTCGACACCTACGTCAACCCGGACCCGAGCGCCAACGAGCTCGCGCTGGCCACCTGCATGGCGGTCGAACGCCTCAAGCTGTTCGGCATCACCGCCAAGGTGGCGCTGCTGTCGCACTCCAATTTCGGCAGCGAGGACAGCGCGACCAGCCGCAAGATGCGCCAGGTGCTGGAGCTGTTGCGCGAGCGCGCGCCGGAGCTGGAGGTGGAAGGCGAAATGCACGCCGACGCGGCGCTCGACGCCGCGATCCGCGACCGCCTGTTCCCGAACTCGCGGCTGACCGGCCAGGCGAACATGTTCGTGTTCCCCAACCTGGATGCGGCCAACATCTGCTTCAACATGGTGCGCGTGCTCTCCGGCGGCGTGTCGCTGGGGCCGATCGTCATGGGGCTGAAGAAACCCTGTTACATCCTGACCAACTCGGCGACTGTGCGCCGAGTGGTCAACATGACCGCGCTTGCCGTGGTCGAGGCACAGATCCGCCAGCGCGCCGCTGGCTGA